The window TGCGCCGCACACGGCTTCCACACGGCGCACGCCTGCGGCAATGCCGCCTTCGCCGATGATTTTAAACAGCCCGATTTCGCCCGTCCGCGCCACGTGTGTACCGCCGCACAATTCGGTTGAGTAGTCGTCCATTTTGACCACGCGCACCAAATCGCCGTATTTTTCGCCAAACAACATCATCGCGCCTGTTTTTTGCGCTTCTTCCAAAGACATGGTTTCCACGCGCACAGGCACGTTTGCCATAATCGCGGTATTGACGCGGCGTTCCACTTCGGCGATTTCGTCCGCCGTAATGGGCGCATGATGGGAAATATCAAAACGGGTCAGTTCGGCGTTTTGCAGCGAACCTTTTTGTTCAACGTGTGTGCCGAGTACGTCGCGCAGGGCTTGGTGCATCAGGTGGGTTACGCTGTGGTTGCGGGTGATGGCATCACGCAGGTCATTGTTTACATTGGCGGTCAGGGTTTGACCTGTTTTCAGGCTGCCTGAAACCACGCGACCTAAATGTCCGTGTACGGTGGCTTTGATTTTTTGGGTGTCTGCCACTTCAAACGTGCCGCTGTCGGCGTTTAAGCTGCCCACATCGCCCACTTGTCCGCCGCTTTCGGCGTAAAACGGGGTTTTGTCCAGAATCACAATGCCGTTTTCGCCTTCGTGCAGTTCCGCCACTTCTGCGCCGTTGCGGTACAGTGCCAAGACGGTGGCTTCGCCCGTGCGTTGGCTGTAGCCTGTAAATTCGGTGTCTGCGCTGTGGTAGGCGATTTGCGAAGTATCGGCTTTGAAGTTTTGTGCGGCGCGTGCGCGTGCGCGTTGGGCTTCCATTTCGCGTTCAAAGCCTTCTGCGTCCAATTCAATGCCCAATTCGCGTGCCATATCGGCGGTTAAGTCGTAGGGGAAGCCGTAGGTGTCGTAGAGTTTGAACACGTGTTCGCCCGACAAAATCATTTTGCTGTTGGCGATATTGTCGTTCAAATAGGCTTCCAATGCACTGACAAAGGCTTGTTCAGACGGGGAAACTTGTTTGGTTTCCACCACGTCGTGCAGGGAAACGGTAATGGTTTCGTTTAAGCGGTCGGCGGCACGGGGGCGGATAACGATTTGTTTGTCGCCGCCGTTAAAACGTGCCGATGCGCTAAATTCGGTGTTGTCGGCGGTTTTTAACAGCAGGGGTTCGCCCACGCCGTCTTCAGGCAGCAGCGATTCCAGTTTCAGGAATTTCATGCCGTTTAAGACTTGGTTAAACAAGCCCATGCCTTTTTCTAAGGTTTCGCCAAAACGGATTTCTTCGCCGCGCAGGGCTTCCATAATTTGGGTTTGTTTTTCTTTTAATTCGGGGTAGGCATCGCCCATTTCTTTAGCCAAATCGGGAACGAGTTTGTAGAAAAAGGCTTGTTTTTGTCCGAGTTTGTAACCGTGGCGCACGGCGCGGCGGATAATGCGGCGCAATACATAGCCGCGCCCTTCGTTAGAAGGTAACACGCCGTCGGCAATCAAAAAGGCGCAGGCGCGGATGTGGTCGGCAATCACTTTCAGACTGGGCACGTCTTCGCTGAACGGAACATTGGTTTCGCGGGCAGCGGCTTTGAGCAGGTTTTTAAACAAATCAATCTGATAATTGCTGTTTACATGTTGCATGACGGCTGCCATGCGTTCCAAACCCATGCCCGTATCCACGCTGGGTTTGGGCAGGGGGTTCATATTGCCCTGTTCGTCGCGGTTGTACTGCATAAATACGCAGTTCCAAATCTCGATAAAACGGTCGCCGTCTTCTTCGGCACTGCCCGGAACGCCGCCCCAAATGTGTTCGCCGTGGTCGTAAAAGATTTCAGAGCAAGGACCGCAAGGACCGGTATCGCCCATCTGCCAGAAGTTGTCGGAGGCATAACGTGCGCCTTTGTTATCGCCGATGCGGATGATTTTGTTTTCAGGCAGCCCGATTTGGTCGCGCCAAATGGCATAGGCTTCTTCGTCTTCGGCATAGACGGTGGCAAGCAGTTTTTCTTTGGGCAGGTTCAGCCATTGTGGGGAAGTGAGAAATTCCCATGCGAACTTAATGGCATCTTGTTTGAAGTAGTCGCCAAAGGAAAAATTGCCCATCATTTCAAAAAAGGTGTGGTGGCGGGCGGTGTAGCCGACGTTTTCCAAGTCGTTGTGCTTGCCGCCTGCGCGGACGCATTTTTGTGCGGTGGTGGCGCGGCTGTAGGGGCGTTGGTCAAAACCGAGAAAAACGTCTTTAAATTGGTTCATGCCTGCGTTGGCAAACAGCAGGGTGGGGTCGTCGTGGGGAACGAGTGAGGACGAGGCGACAATCTGGTGTCCTTTGGATTCAAAAAATTTGAGGAATTTTTGGCGCAGTTCGGAAGTGTTCATGGTATTCCTTAAGTGGCAGCGCGGGCGTGCCGAATAAACAATCAAAAAACTTTTCCCTGCCGTTTGAGGCGGCGAAAAGGGCAGCTTATCATAGCACAGCCGCTGTTTTTCAGGTATATTTGCGCGTCTTACACACAATGAAAAGGAAAAAAACCATGTTTCAAAAACCCGAAGAAGTGATTATGGCGGTTTTGGCAGCGGCTTGGGTGGTATTGACTTATTTTTTGGCGGGCTGGTCGGGGGCAACGGCAAAATATGTTTTGCTGATTACCGGTTTGACTGCGGGCTGGGCGGTGCTGGCGTTTTGGCTGTGGCGTACGGGTTGGGCGGATAAGCTGTGGCCGCTGCTGTTGGGCGGATTGGTGGCGTGCTGGTGGCCGTGGTTGGACGGTTTTGCGCTGCGCCATGTGGCGGCGGCATCGGCATCGGGCGACGTGCTGGTGGTGGGTAAGCCGTGGTATGCGTCTTGGCTGTTTAAAATGATTTTGGCGTTGTTGCCTGTGGTGGGCGGTTATGCCTACAAATGGCGTAAAGGTCAGAAACCGAAGTTTTAATGGAAAAAACCCGCTGTTCTCAAATTGGGGAACAGCGGGTTTTTTTATGGGCGTGGTTTATACGATTTCGGCTTTGGTAATTACCACGGGTTCAACGGGTACGTCGTCGTGATAGCCGTGGTGTTTGGTGGCAACGGCTTCAATGGCATCCACCACATCAAACCCGTCTACCACTTCGCCAAACACGGCATAGCCCCAACCGGTCAGGCTCGGCTCGGTGTGGTTCAAAAAGGTGTTGTCTTTGGTGTTGATAAAAAACTGGGCAGACGCGCTGTGCGGGGCTTGGGTACGCGCCATGGCAATGGTGTATTTGTCGTTGCTCAAGCCGTTTTTTGCTTCGTTTTCAATGGGCGGACGGGTGGGTTTTTCGTTCATGTCGCTGTCCATGCCGCCGCCTTGAATCATAAAGTTTTTAATCACGCGGTGAAAAATCACGCCGTCGTAATGCCCGTCTTTAACGTATTGTTCAAAATTGGCGGCGGTAATCGGGGCTTTTTCGTGGTTCAGTTCCAAGCTGATTACGCCGAAATTGGTATGCAGTTTAATCATGGTTTAATCCTTAAATCAGGTGGTTAAAGTGGTTTAACTTATTTTGCGCCTATGCTTTGGCGGTAAAGGGGCATCACTTTGGGCAGTTCGTTTTGCAGGTTTCTGATGCGTTCGTTGTTGGTGGGGTGGGTGGATAAAATTTTGGTAAATACGTCGTTGTTATTGCTTAAACGGTTCATTTTTTGCCATACGGTAACGGCGGCTTCGGGGTTGTAGCCCGCTTGTGCCATCAGGCGCATACCGCCGATATCGGCTTCGCGCTCGGCATCGCGGCTGAAGGGTTTGTCCAAGCCCAAATTCACCGCCAAACCCAAGCCTGTGTCAATCAGGTTGCCGTCCACGCCTGTGGTGGCCTGTAAAATACCGCTGCCGATTTGCGCTGCCAAGCCAATGCCGAAATTGCGGTTGGATTCTTTTTTGGTGTGTTCCAACAGGGCATGGGTCATTTCATGCCCGACAATGGCGGCGATTTCGTCGTCGTTGAGCTTAAGTTTTTCGACAATGCCTGTGTAAACCGCCATTTTACCGCCCGGCATCGCCCATGCGTTCAGTTCGTTGTCGCGGAATACGGTCATTTCCCATTGAAAGGGGTGTCCGGTGCGGTTGGCAGCATCGGCATGGGGAACAAGACGGCGGAACACGGTGTGTACGCGCTTGGCGGTGACAGATTGGGTGTCAACTTGCCCTTTTTTGGCGGCGGCAGCCACCATGCCGCGGTATTCGTTGGCGGATTCGGCGTTCAGTCCCGCGCTGTCGGTAACGGCGCAGGCGCTTAATGAAAGCATCAGGGCGGTAAACAGGGCAGCGCGTTTCATTTTGGCTTTTCCTTTTCTTTTTTAAAGTGATTTTTAAATGTAAATAAAGGGAAATCAGGGCGGGGCAAAACAAGTCCCGCAAACGGCTTGCCACTATATCATAAAATGCCGCTGCCAACCGAAAAACCACACCTGAAACCGCTTTGCGCGGGGCTGCGGTTACAAATCGGGGTAAAGCTGTTACCATAACCGCCGCCGCAGAAGCGATTGCTGCGGCATGGACAACCAAAAAGGAATCCCCTGATGAAAACCCGTTTTACCCTTGCCGCAGGCGCAGCGTGTTTGAGTGCGTGTGCTGCGGTTTCCGCGCCCCAGCCTACTGCTTTGCACGGCGATTGGCAGGTGCTGCGTTTGGCGGGTGCGCCCGCATCGGCGCAAACCCGTTTGTCGTTTGACCACGAAGCCCATTTTTCCGCCACCGCAGGCTGCAACACCATTTTTGGCAGCTATCGTGTGGACAACAACCGTTTAACCTTACCGCCTGCCGCTTCCACTTTAAAAGCCTGTGATGAAGCCCTGATGGCGCAGGAAAGCCGTTTGCACACCGTATTGGCAAACATCAACGGCGCGGTTTTTCACATTGAGCAAAACCGCCTGCGCATTCTCGACAAACGCGCCCGCCCTGTGCTGGAAGCGCAACGCCTGAACGGAGACACACCGTGAGCCAACGCCCGAATTTTACCCAACGCAAAAACAATGTCTTGCCCATACACCGCCGCAGCGTGCCTGCCACAGGCGTAGCCACTGCTGAAGTACCGCAGCAGCCATCGTCTGACCCCATTGCCGCCAAGCCTAGCAAATTGCGCGTTCCCGCCCGCCAAGACCTGCAAAACGCCAATGTGTTGGTGGTGGGTGATGTGATGCTGGACCGCTATTGGTTTGGGGAAGTGTCGCGCATTTCCCCCGAAGCACCTGTTCCCGTTGCCAAAATCGACAAAACCGACCACCGTGCGGGTGGGGCTGCCAACGTTGCCCGCAATATCGCCGCCTTGGGCGGAAAAGCCGCGCTGTTGGCAGTGGTGGGCGAAGACGAAGCCGCCGACATTTTGGAAAAACTGATGGAAAAAAGCGATGTGCAAAGCCATTTGCACCGCAGCAGTGCCATCGCCACCACCCTGAAAATGCGCGTATTGGCACGCAACCAACAATTGATACGGCTGGATTTTGAAAATACCCCCGACCCCGACAGCCTCAACCGCGTTTACCAGCAATATCTCGCCCTGATGCCCCAATACGACGTGGTGATTCTGTCCGATTACGGCAAAGGCGTATTGACCCACATTGCCGCCATGATTCAAGCCGCGCGTGCAGCAGGCAAACCCGTTTTGATTGACCCCAAAGGCAGCGACTACCGCAAATACTGCGGTGCCAGCCTGCTCACGCCTAATCGCAACGAACTGAAAGAAATCATCGGTACATGGCACAGCGAAGACGAACTCGCCCAAAAAGCCCACACCCTGCGCCGTCAGCTGGATTTAGATGCATTACTGCTGACCCGCAGCGAAGAAGGCATGAGTTTGTATCGCGAAGAGCAAACCGACCACCAGCCCACCCGCGCCCAAGAAGTGTTTGACGTATCGGGTGCAGGCGACACCGTGATTGCCGCCATGGGTTTGAGTTTGGCAGCAGGTTGTACTTTGCCCGAAGCCATGCACATCGCCAACGCCGCCGCTGGTGTGGTGGTAGCAAAACTGGGAACTGCCGTGTGCAGTTTGGACGAATTGCACGCCGCCCTGTCGCGCGAAACCGCCTAAAAAAGAAAAGGAAAATCCTTATGACCGTTATCGTAACCGGTGCTGCGGGCTTTATCGGCAGCAACATCGTCCGCGCCCTTAATCGCCGCGGCATTACCGACATCATCGCCGTTGATAATTTAAGCCGCAGCGGAAAATTCCATAATTTAAGCGATTGCGACATCGCCCATTATTTGGACAAACACGAATTTATCCGCCAAGTGCGCGGACATATTTTCCCCTATCACAACATCCGCGCCGTGTTCCACCAAGGCGCGTGTTCCGACACCATGAACCACGACGGCGTGTATATGATGGATAATAACTATCAGTATTCGCTGGATTTATTAGATTGGTGTCAAGACGAAGGTATTGCCTTTATTTACGCTTCCAGCGCCGCCGTGTATGGCAAAGGCACAACTTTCCGCGAAGAACCCGAATACGAACGCCCCTTAAATATTTACGGTTATTCCAAATTTTTGTTTGACCGTGTGGTGTCGCGGCGTTTGGAAGCGGGTATGCGTTCGCAAGTGGTGGGACTGCGTTATTTTAATGTGTACGGTGCGCGTGAACAGCACAAAGGACGCATGGCATCGGTGGCGTTTCATCACT is drawn from Conchiformibius steedae and contains these coding sequences:
- a CDS encoding M48 family metallopeptidase, with translation MKRAALFTALMLSLSACAVTDSAGLNAESANEYRGMVAAAAKKGQVDTQSVTAKRVHTVFRRLVPHADAANRTGHPFQWEMTVFRDNELNAWAMPGGKMAVYTGIVEKLKLNDDEIAAIVGHEMTHALLEHTKKESNRNFGIGLAAQIGSGILQATTGVDGNLIDTGLGLAVNLGLDKPFSRDAEREADIGGMRLMAQAGYNPEAAVTVWQKMNRLSNNNDVFTKILSTHPTNNERIRNLQNELPKVMPLYRQSIGAK
- a CDS encoding META domain-containing protein, giving the protein MKTRFTLAAGAACLSACAAVSAPQPTALHGDWQVLRLAGAPASAQTRLSFDHEAHFSATAGCNTIFGSYRVDNNRLTLPPAASTLKACDEALMAQESRLHTVLANINGAVFHIEQNRLRILDKRARPVLEAQRLNGDTP
- the alaS gene encoding alanine--tRNA ligase; protein product: MNTSELRQKFLKFFESKGHQIVASSSLVPHDDPTLLFANAGMNQFKDVFLGFDQRPYSRATTAQKCVRAGGKHNDLENVGYTARHHTFFEMMGNFSFGDYFKQDAIKFAWEFLTSPQWLNLPKEKLLATVYAEDEEAYAIWRDQIGLPENKIIRIGDNKGARYASDNFWQMGDTGPCGPCSEIFYDHGEHIWGGVPGSAEEDGDRFIEIWNCVFMQYNRDEQGNMNPLPKPSVDTGMGLERMAAVMQHVNSNYQIDLFKNLLKAAARETNVPFSEDVPSLKVIADHIRACAFLIADGVLPSNEGRGYVLRRIIRRAVRHGYKLGQKQAFFYKLVPDLAKEMGDAYPELKEKQTQIMEALRGEEIRFGETLEKGMGLFNQVLNGMKFLKLESLLPEDGVGEPLLLKTADNTEFSASARFNGGDKQIVIRPRAADRLNETITVSLHDVVETKQVSPSEQAFVSALEAYLNDNIANSKMILSGEHVFKLYDTYGFPYDLTADMARELGIELDAEGFEREMEAQRARARAAQNFKADTSQIAYHSADTEFTGYSQRTGEATVLALYRNGAEVAELHEGENGIVILDKTPFYAESGGQVGDVGSLNADSGTFEVADTQKIKATVHGHLGRVVSGSLKTGQTLTANVNNDLRDAITRNHSVTHLMHQALRDVLGTHVEQKGSLQNAELTRFDISHHAPITADEIAEVERRVNTAIMANVPVRVETMSLEEAQKTGAMMLFGEKYGDLVRVVKMDDYSTELCGGTHVARTGEIGLFKIIGEGGIAAGVRRVEAVCGAAALARVQQQEALLKHIIAEVKAQTEKDVLAKIQANAAQTKQLEKSLAAAKGELAKHAGAKLLAQAQAIGGALLVAAQIDADAGALREIVTDLTGQSDKAVVLLAAVNGGKVSLCAGVSKPLTAQVKAGDLVKWAAEHLGGKGGGRPDLAQAGGTDAENVPQVLVQTADWVKEKV
- the rfaE1 gene encoding D-glycero-beta-D-manno-heptose-7-phosphate kinase, with the translated sequence MRVPARQDLQNANVLVVGDVMLDRYWFGEVSRISPEAPVPVAKIDKTDHRAGGAANVARNIAALGGKAALLAVVGEDEAADILEKLMEKSDVQSHLHRSSAIATTLKMRVLARNQQLIRLDFENTPDPDSLNRVYQQYLALMPQYDVVILSDYGKGVLTHIAAMIQAARAAGKPVLIDPKGSDYRKYCGASLLTPNRNELKEIIGTWHSEDELAQKAHTLRRQLDLDALLLTRSEEGMSLYREEQTDHQPTRAQEVFDVSGAGDTVIAAMGLSLAAGCTLPEAMHIANAAAGVVVAKLGTAVCSLDELHAALSRETA
- a CDS encoding peptidylprolyl isomerase, translating into MIKLHTNFGVISLELNHEKAPITAANFEQYVKDGHYDGVIFHRVIKNFMIQGGGMDSDMNEKPTRPPIENEAKNGLSNDKYTIAMARTQAPHSASAQFFINTKDNTFLNHTEPSLTGWGYAVFGEVVDGFDVVDAIEAVATKHHGYHDDVPVEPVVITKAEIV
- the rfaD gene encoding ADP-glyceromanno-heptose 6-epimerase, which gives rise to MTVIVTGAAGFIGSNIVRALNRRGITDIIAVDNLSRSGKFHNLSDCDIAHYLDKHEFIRQVRGHIFPYHNIRAVFHQGACSDTMNHDGVYMMDNNYQYSLDLLDWCQDEGIAFIYASSAAVYGKGTTFREEPEYERPLNIYGYSKFLFDRVVSRRLEAGMRSQVVGLRYFNVYGAREQHKGRMASVAFHHFHQYRNHGYVELFGGWDGYEDGAQQRDFVSVEDVAEVNLFFLDHPEQSGIYNLGTGRSQTFNDLAVATVNACRVADGLPALELDELVKQELVRYKPFPDELKGKYQSFTEADIGKLRAAGYTAPFYDVNEGVSRYVYWLMTHQV